A stretch of DNA from Drosophila virilis strain 15010-1051.87 chromosome 5, Dvir_AGI_RSII-ME, whole genome shotgun sequence:
AATGATAACGATATGTACAAGCATATTGTAAGGTCATAGAAATGCGTTATAATAATATGAGACGAGTGAAAACAAATAGTTTAAGATGTGCTAAACGTGCATTTCAAAGTAAACAGCAGCTGGTGGCGCCATCTGTTGCCGAGTGGCCGAATTACAAGGCTTGCTCTAAGTTTAAAGCCAAGATTTACTAAAATATCTCAAATTTGAACAGCTGTGTTTAGTTTGAAACGCAACCAGTATGCTTCGCATTGAtgctaaaaatttatatacttgTATGCTGAGCATGAGATAAAGGACTCGACAGCTCGTTGACTGCCCCCAGAATCGAACGGGATAAGTAATACAGCTTatataatatgatatatatattaaagataCGCCCGAAACGCACATGCTTTGGCCCGTTGTATACAATTTTGCGGTTAAACAATACgaatacagatacagacatCATAACAGAAACTGAAGCATTTAAGAGATACAATATACAATAGACAAGCCGCTGTCAGACGCTCAGGCTCTATCGGGCAACCAAAACATATATAGCTCCATTTCAATAAATGGAGCATACTACAGAGAATTGTGTTCAAGTGGTGGATGGATTGGATTGATTGGTGGTTGGTGCCCAACAAGAGACGTCAaaacgacagacagacacacaagTGTAGAGAAATGCACAGACAGACCCagtttgtaattgttttttgttttttttttgtattgttttgttttgtttggagTAGATCGTAGATTGGACGCTTACTCACCCTGGGGCACCTCGTAGATGCGTTCGTCATCTTCGTCGAAGGGATTCTTATTAAAATGCTTATTAACAGTTTGGCTATTAACTAATTGTTTTTGGCTATCGCTAACTGTTTCTGTATCTGTAACTGAGTGCGTtgcatttgtgtttgttgttgttgtttctttacCTAATTTCTTTTGCTTATGCTCCTCAAGCGAACTCGaattgccattggcattcGCCTGGCCATCCGGCAGCTCCTTTGGCTGTTTGCCCGGCTCTTTGGCTGTGACTGTGCCTGTGCTGTTGCCTGTGCTGTTGCCTGTCGTCGTGTTGTTGGCCgtattgttgctgccgtgtgttgttgctgtcgcattTGTTGCCGGCTGCTGCTCGTTATTGTTGCCATTCAATgtgcttgttattgttgtggttgttgtcgttgttgttgttgtttccttGCCATCTGTTGTCACCTCACTGATTGTCTCCTCTGTCTTGgctgctgttcctgttcctgttcctgctgctgttgttgtcgttgtatTGGCATTCGGGCTGCTCAGCTCAGCGTGGTCCACGAGCTTTGTTGCTGTGATGCCATTAGTTGTGCCTGCTGCTCCTGCGGCTGCCTTCTCCAGCCGCAGCACGGGACTGCGCGGTGGCTCTGAAAGCTGTGCCGACTCTGGCGTCGGTTCTGGCGTTGAAGAAACTGAATCAAATCGTGGCTCAACCATGGACGAGCTTGTGGATGTTgctatttggtttttgtttttgtttttgtttttttttttttatatacgttgatattgattttgttgcatgttttgttttgtttttttaatgtgtggtgtttgttgttgttaatttttatatatattttttttgggtagGGTTAGCATCAttccaacaaaaacaatacattttaattcataataaaaaagagaaaagaacgTAAAGTAAAAATAGTTATATAACTGAACACATGCATTGTTATGGGCACTTGGATAGAAGTTGAAAGTTTTTCTTGTCCGATTTGTCAAAGTAAAAAGCGACAGCAAACAACATTCCATTTGTCTCTCACGACTATATATCAAAGAAAATTTGTATCAAATGCAGTGCTCAAAATTATCGTCTTGATTTAATCAagcaaactaaataaatagtaTTTATTAACTACTTAATTAGACCAGACCGcattacatatacaaaaaatacaagaGAAACATTTTTACATGTTTTAGTTCGAAGCGCGTCAACAAATGGAATGTGGAACGTTAATCAAATTAGTCTGGCGACAACTAACAAATTTTACTTATAAATTGCCaaaaactagaaaaaaaaatatcgttTAAATTTTGCATAAACATATAATATGGTGCATAGAATAgataatatatgaaatatatatatacaaatattttatatattgtgtataatattgagttcttttttttttttttttttttggtatttttatacatcaaataaaaaaggatAAAGAAGTTGGGAATTTATTTTACACTTTGGCGATGtgtaatgcaaatatttttttttttacagttttgagcaatttataatttatatttttggtttttttattgaaaggaaaagaagcgaaaaaaaaaaaaaacgaaataaaaaacgTAAATGCGTAAGATTTCATAaatatcgaaaacaaaaaaaaaaacaaaaaaacgaaTAATCAAACTCGAAAATAGTTTCAGTTCTTTTTAGATAGTATCTGTAGCTGAGAAACACGCCCCTCGGGGGCGTTTACTACTTACGACTGTTGGCCAGACTGGAGCCACCGTTTGTGGTGATTTGATTCTgatagttgctgttgttggcattggcgttattcagtttatttactGGCGATTGCACTGGACTCGACGTCTTGATAGCATTTACTGTTGTGGCACACAGAACATTATTAGTTTAGATGGAGTATATGAGGGCTGTTACAAGAACTTACTTGTTTGTTTGCGCAGCGTATTTGAGCCACGTTGCGATTCTGTAGCCAGTTTGTCAACAATTGCCTCAAGTTCCGCATAGATCTATGACAATATGCATGTAAATATCATTGGGGTATATTCTATATGAGTGCATATCGTTTCGCCTACCTTGGCCGTTTCATTGTGGAACACCTGCTCCGTGGCGAACAGTGTCTGCAAATTGGtaaccaaaaataatattctcGAATCGTAGAGGGCGGGCAGCTCATCGTGCAGTTCCGTATTCAAAATTTCGTAGGTGCGACGTGCCTCCTCCAATTGTTCACGACCTTTGGTAAGCTACATATGTGGCATGGAACAAAGCAAACAATTCGTTTAGAATTCTCAACTAGTTAAATGCAACGGCATACCTTAACATCATCCTTCCGCTTGTTGGCATTGGCCTGCAGATTCTGGAACGAATGACGTTGGCCATCGTAGTCGATGAGCTTGCGATTGCGTTTCTCCACTTTCTTCTTCATCTCGGGAAACTGTCCGGTGTATGTGTTAAGCGGTATCAGCACCTGATCACCCAGTTTGTGTGCAAAGTCCAGCCACAAGCTCTCCGAGGCGGCAGTTTGTGCTTGCAGTGCATCATAGCCGCTCCACTGTGGCTCATAGATTTCGCAAACGGCATCCATCAGCGACTTTGAGGCGGTTTGTGCGGCTACAAAACGAATAGAAAGAGTTCAAATTTAATGTTGAGCAGTTGCATAGCGAGTCAAGACTTACCGCGTATGCATCTTATGTAGTTATTAAACTCCTTTTGTAAtttattggcatttgtttgttggcgattgaaattattcaaatgatCATCAAAGATCTCATCTGCGGTGCGATCAACTTTGCCCAAGTTTTGTAGAATCTGCAAGTGTAGGACAAATACGAATTTAATAACCAGTTACAGACGGATcaagtgtgtttgtgtgggtgtagACCAAGGTCATTGATAAACTGGCTTAAAGTGTGGGCTGTAGCTCTGTTCAAGCCCGACCACGTAATCTCAGCCCAATTACCACTGTAGTGGCAACATATTTCATTTGCacttagcacacacacacacacacacacacacacacagtcacacacacattgtagCCAACAAATGGCGCatttataaataagaaaaatcatttggcaAGCATTGCCTGTGCCCGGCTAAgtttttgttcagttttttACATGTCTGAACTCGCAAAAAATAGCATAGAAAAGAGGAacagaccaacaacaacaaagccaacaaagaacaaaaaaaaaatgagtagAAGACGAAGACAATTTAGCAAAGCGCTAAATCTGTTGCCACATGGCTGTCCACATCCAAATTGGGGTTAAGAACGCAATTCGGACGGCTGCCTCCGGTCAATTTGCGGCTGCAGATACTTAAGAAGATGAAAATGACCAAACTGGAATGTGGCAAGCGGTGAGCGGCAAGGGGCAGGAGGCAGGCGGCGTGTTGATAAGTTGTCAATTGCTGACACAACCTTGTAACAGTTTTTCAGAAACACCCACGCCGCAAATGTGACCCCACACATACAGGGAACTGAAACAGACAATAAAGGAGACTGCACAGatgtagagagagagagagagagcgagagagagtgtgtgtgacagAGAGAGCGCGACAATTAACTGTGTCACAGCCACAAGCTGTaacacgctgcgtatacgcaacgcaACATTTAGCTGGGCAACTTTTTCGCTAGCCACAAGGCTAATAAGCCACAactttggcaaatatttgagcCTAGATAAGAGATAGCTAATCAACATTCTTAACAAATTTTGAGATAGAAATTATAGACTTAGACAAACAGCTAAGATAATTCGTGATGGGCCAAAACACGCTTGCAACTGTGTCGAGTGAGAGCGCGCAGTGCGTACTTCCTCCATAGGAAATGTTACCTTAAACACACGTATGCCATACGCATATCAAATTAGGCACAGGTGGATGTAAGCGTCAAAATCGTAAAGACAACAAACATGACGAAGCTCAAATGCCCTTGCAAATGAGTGCTAAGGAAAATGTTTACGACGATTGGCTTACATTTGAAATTAAAGTGCTTTGGTTGCCAGGAATAGTTGTTCTTATAGAAGCTAgaacaattataatttaaaaaaaatatatgattcATTATTTTAAGAATCTATAATTAAATAGATGCACAGCATTCAATGGCAGCATGTTGAATTTCATGCATTGAatttgagttgagttgagttttatattctattaattcatttaaaattttattaatttaagaaaTCTGCGTCCATGATCTTTTGCTATTAGAAAAACTTTTCCAAAACGgaacgaaataaaaaacaatttttagaaattaaaatttatttatgcattgaTAAATCTTCAGCATTTTAGGAAGCGTGTACGGATATGGAAAGTTTTGAATGTTGCtcataaaatttgtttaaatagtCCAGATACCAAATATGACAACATAACCTTTTTTTCAGCCAACAAATAAGGTAAATACTTTTATTAGCCAAGATTCGACAGCCCAAAAAGATGATGGACTTGAGTTTCAttcaataaatgtaaaatgttgctgctattttctgcctttcgctcagtgtatatcacatatataatattgctaTGGTCACATTCAACAAGTGTAGctcacacacataaaaacCTTTTATGGGCACACTGACCAGCACACACACGACTTTATTGTGGGTAGCTTCCCAGCAACTTGTTGACGCATTTGATGACCATTTTTGTAACTGAAACCCGGCAAAAGCGACAAGAACGAGCCAAGACTTAACTGTACGAATgctttttttgattttgttattgttattgttaaccTTAATTGGTTCGACGTAGACTGCAGttacatacacacaactaTCGGATATGCCCACGTGTAGAAATCTTTCAGCCACATGCAACGTGCGGCTTGTGGGCGTTGCGTGgtctttaaatattgtttgttGCCAAGGCTCAAAGTTTTATTAATAAGCACGCAAACAGATTTATTATCAATTTCATTGTCAATTAGCTCCCCAGCTGGCCCCAACTTCTATGCAAATAGATATGATTGCGTTATTGGCGAATGATTGGACTTTGTGTGGTTATCGAGGCGGCGACCGTAGTCAGAGGCCTTTTCAACTGCCGCCGAGCAGGTCTCAGAGCATTTGGCATGCGTCCTTCTccaaatagatatatatatatataatacgagtatatatagaaatatctattttgtttaaagtttGCGTCATCGTACTCTCCCAGCCACgtacgatatatatatagagcatatgcatatatctaGCGTGtgtcatttatttaaaaatcataTGTGCCATCTCTCGCACTGACTGTCGCCATATGTACGcatacgatatatatataaccatAGACAAGATGTGGTCCAAAACAGTTTATTTGGCTATTGGCTAATGGCacacaacatgcaacatgtGCGTAGACGAGCATAAACGTGGGCTAAGCTTTTGGCCACAAGCCAGACACCAAGCTCTGCCGCCGGGGCGTAGCAGGGGGCGTGGGCGTACAGAGGAGTCACAGACAAGCAACAAGCAGCAATCGATGACAACatcagcaataacaacagcctACAAGATACCAGATACCAGATGCATAAGTATCTTGTAGCTGCAAAATAATTCAACTTTCAAAAAGTgcaatacataaatataaatcgaAGCAAGAGTagacaatacacacacacacacacacacacacacacataggcacGCCCATCAAGATGGGCTGGCAAACAAAAGTAAAGTGCAGCAGCCGACATATTGTTAAGGCGGGCTGTGCAAAGGGGGAGGGGAGGGCGCGGAGCTAGCTGGCAAGCGTTGGCCCAGTTTATAAGCAATCTACAGACAGCTAcaagacaaataaaaaaagcaagagagagaaaaagcgaaagagaaagaagccaaagccaaaggtTGGCTACGAACCCCAGTTACCATCTAGAAATATCCAAACTATTTTCGGTACATAACTATGTCAAAGATCAGGCAAAATATGCATTCAGTATTTTAGCTTGCAATTTAAGAACCATCTCAAGCACTAAACAATATACCCCAGCTGCTGGGCAATCCGTTTCGAGGGTATGCGAAATGGCAACGTCAGCTAAACTAGAAATTATTGTAGATACAACAAGTTGAGCATGGCAAGAGagacaatacaaaaaaaaagggaatattaaacataaacaggcaacagacaacagacaataaaaacaattgtgaaaaaaaaaacaaagtttgtAGAAATTGCTGCCGCCGGCAAAAGTGCGAGACAAGCGAGTGAGTGCAAGGGAAGAGCGGGCAGGGGAAGTGCAGGAGGAGAGCGCAGCAAATGAATAAGAGAAATGATGGCTATGGAAAAATGTGCCACGACCAGAGAACGGTGTCAGAGCAGAGTTGCcgactgccacgcccacaaggCAAACGCGCATGGCCTCGCCTAGCGGCAAAGTTGAGGCCGTCGACAAGTGCCGCCTGGTTTAATAACATGCAAGCTGTGCATGTAATCcggctatgtgtgtgtgtgtgtgtgtgtgtggagacCTAACCTATTACCACAAAAGCACATTTTTAGCTAGTTGCCCGCGGTTAGCggtaaaagcaaaaaaactCTCCATATATGTAAGCATGATAGACACCAATGGTGAcagcaagagagagaaaaaaaaaacggttgTTGTGGGCAGCAACCGGTTCTTGATTGAGCCCCCACatccccccctcccctccctGCTCGCAGGCAATAAGTCATATGACTTAAACTGATCTGAGATCAAGttggcagcaaaaacaacaaaacatgcGAAgagagcaaaaacaacaatttgcacTGAGCTGAGAACAGATCGTATATCTTGTTAGTAATAGTCATTAAATCATGATTTGCTAGAAATGAGAAAgcgctaaaataaaaaataaacaagctaATTAAAAAAGTGCACAAAAACCAACATTTTCCAGAAGAGTTCAATTTGGAAATAAGTTTATAGAAATGCGAGAAGCTACATCCGCATTAGAAACCGAACGGCCAATTAGCTGGTCAAGCAGAAATCGCTTTTGATAGTTATTACTGGGATATGCCCAAGCGTTATCAAGCCAACTTGGCCTCCAGACAGGGCTTTACAACATCCATAAACTGGCATGAGATATTTCATTTGCCTGAAGCCAATTTGACAACTTATTTGGGATAGGAAATTGAGAGAGACTTCAGTTTGAAGTAGTTGATTATGCTCAGAAATCGATTGcaagttaaaattaaataaactaagAGTCTAGTTGTGTATGCCCGACTGGGAGATACCCTAGACTTTTTGCCAACAACACAAATTGCAGCTTGCGCGAGACGGAGGAGTAGGGagtggcatatatatatacatatactctaTTGGCTCGCAGATGCTTTCagctgcctgttacatacattcacaaaaaacctatataccCTCTTGGAGGGTATACAAATGGCGAAGAGAAAAACCGCACTGAACTCTGGATCGAGGCTATGAAAACGCACATACTATacataattttgtataatataGACATGTATGTTAATTAAAGCATTTCATTGCGCAATCGAATTCgaattcgatttgtttatGCGACGTTTTCAACTTTGGCTTCATTTGcttaatttctttcaatacTCTTTCTccctgtctccctctctctctctctctctccctctctctggcATCGTTTGGGCTTTCTTTCGCGGTCGATGCGACTTTATCGCTTTAAGCTTAAGCAAGTGGAAAGTGAAACTCGGTAGAAAGTTCGACTGAAATGcccaaagaaaataaataatatttatctaTGCTAGAGTCCCCACAGCCgttgtctccctctctctcatgATTTATCTATTAGCATTAGTTATAACTAGacaaaagatatatatatatatatatatatatatatatatatagacaagcAGTTGACAAATTGCTGTTACCTTTGGCTGagcaataaattaagtttgtTTATGATTTGAAAGAATAGAGTTTGGCTAATTGAAACATGGGAAACAAAGGGAGAAACTTTCAGTTACGTAAGTCCAAAGAATTTGGCTAAAAAGAACTGGCTAAACTGGCAACCTGTTGCTGTTTGTATAGCCAGACATATAAACAAgatacaataaacaaaaacaaaaactgtcCCCAACGGAAATAGGCGGcgtctcacacacacacacacacacacactctcacacacacgtGGCGTAAATGTTCATAATGACATAAAATAATGGAAAACCTGTCTAAGCCTGTCTAAATACATCGTTAATATCTGCGCTTGCTACGAGCATTCGAaaggtaacaaaaaaaaaaaaattttgctGCGATTATTAACAATTTCTTGGCATTTCattcaataattatttgaattttttttttcaattttttttttttaacttaattgTGCTTGGGCTTTTCTCCACATTTTTCTGGCGTGcacattatttttgttgaattgATTTTGTTGCTTGTTAAGCTTGTTGTTTATCTAACCTGCTCGGCATTACGCTTTGCAATTAGCTTTACACGTTTTCTATTTATTCGAAAAACATTTCACTACGCATTTAGTTGGTCAACAGTCGATGGCATGGATTGAAGTGATTTTGTTTGGCTTCATCGAAAGACTGTCAAATGCAATTAGCCCAGTTAAAAGCGCAGCCGTAAATCAATTTACTGCATTTACACACAGCCCAAAAACCgaagaacaagaacaaaattaaatacatatgcaaataggTATTATCTGTCTTATggaaacatacatatgtgcatataatgTATACGTGCATTTAGTATAATTacgctgtgctgtgctgtgctggctaataagaaatgcaaatatttttgccaaCTGCAAAGAATTTACTGGGCCAAGACATGTGGagacaaatgtgtgtgtaaaagcTTTTGCTGTGAGCGGAGAGTATACAAGAAAGAGTGAGTGGgaaagagagcgagtgagagatTTGAGTGAGGCGCGCACATGTTTACACTGCGAGAAAAATATGGGTATAttgataatataatttttttttttcctactaataattacaattttttgaGTACCTTGTGTTTTCTACCAAGCGAAAGACTGTGAAGGTAGTGTATAATTACAATGTTTTGTagttatatttatacacaaaGAATAATTACTAATTATTAATTGCTTTGACTAAATTCTCCGCTCAATAGCCACAATATCAGCTAAAAATCTAACTCTATTGATTCGCTGCTCGTTCTTAGGTTTCTCGAAGCATTTAGGAAtatctatctttatatatttctattttcaaGATTAAGTTTTACTCTTAAATATTTCCCAATATCTAATTCGTTTACAATTCGTTATCGTATGGAAATTTTACGTTATATAACCGAAAATcattaagaaaacaaaaacaattttcaatttgtcaattaaataattagcGCACATTAACTTATCGTTAATCTTCAACCAATACATACACGCATATTTCTTCATGtgtattcaaattttgtttattttcttttatttttggcagaAACGTGAAAAATGTGACGCTGCTGCGccgatatataaaaattagctcaaaatacacgcacacacatttatatatatatagtatatagtatattctACAGAGTTTTGCGGCCGGACAATGCCATAGACGTATTGTCGTTATATAAGTCTTTGTGGTCGTGCCCAGGCATATGATAGAGCCATGCTAATCAATCACAAGCTATtgagaatatttatatgtatatatatatatcgataagtatGCATTATATATGCTATCTGTGAGGTACTTTGCatgtctctccctctccctctccctctctctgcctctctcttcTGTTGCCCGGCAATGCGGTCAAATCATGAGCTCACACTTAGCACATGTCTCATTATGAACTAACACAGTGTCATTTATAGTTAGTTAGTGCGACTTAGGAAACCTTTTTCAGGCCATTCGTTGTCGTATTTTGCTGTATCTTCTAACTCGAATCTGTGTCGCTGTCGCTTCACAATGCTGTGCAAATGAAAGATTTGGCTGTTGCTTCAACGGCAACAGGTAGACACCACATCTAGACACTATATCAGGCATTGAGCTGGGCTTTGTTTTGGCACGTGATTTGCATAGATATCAGAGCCAAAATCAAAGTAGTCAACGGCACGTGACGCTGCATGACGCAGCTCAACGATATGTTGGGCAATCAAATAGTACGCACCATTAAAACCGAACATGcgagtaaacaaaaaatgaatgtACAAATGGTACTTTGGTttttagcttgttttttttttcgatttttagATGAA
This window harbors:
- the Amph gene encoding myc box-dependent-interacting protein 1 isoform X2, which codes for MSENKGIMLAKSMQKHAGRAKEKILQNLGKVDRTADEIFDDHLNNFNRQQTNANKLQKEFNNYIRCIRAAQTASKSLMDAVCEIYEPQWSGYDALQAQTAASESLWLDFAHKLGDQVLIPLNTYTGQFPEMKKKVEKRNRKLIDYDGQRHSFQNLQANANKRKDDVKLTKGREQLEEARRTYEILNTELHDELPALYDSRILFLVTNLQTLFATEQVFHNETAKIYAELEAIVDKLATESQRGSNTLRKQTINAIKTSSPVQSPVNKLNNANANNSNYQNQITTNGGSSLANSQPTPESAQLSEPPRSPVLRLEKAAAGAAGTTNGITATKLVDHAELSSPNANTTTTTAAGTGTGTAAKTEETISEVTTDGKETTTTTTTTTTITSTLNGNNNEQQPATNATATTHGSNNTANNTTTGNSTGNSTGTVTAKEPGKQPKELPDGQANANGNSSSLEEHKQKKLDANTADLPPGVLYRVKATYGYVKEDVDELSFEIGDTIRVIEYDDPEDQEEGWLMGQKEGTNEKGLFPANFTRPI
- the Amph gene encoding amphiphysin isoform X1, giving the protein MSENKGIMLAKSMQKHAGRAKEKILQNLGKVDRTADEIFDDHLNNFNRQQTNANKLQKEFNNYIRCIRAAQTASKSLMDAVCEIYEPQWSGYDALQAQTAASESLWLDFAHKLGDQVLIPLNTYTGQFPEMKKKVEKRNRKLIDYDGQRHSFQNLQANANKRKDDVKLTKGREQLEEARRTYEILNTELHDELPALYDSRILFLVTNLQTLFATEQVFHNETAKIYAELEAIVDKLATESQRGSNTLRKQTINAIKTSSPVQSPVNKLNNANANNSNYQNQITTNGGSSLANSPTSTSSSMVEPRFDSVSSTPEPTPESAQLSEPPRSPVLRLEKAAAGAAGTTNGITATKLVDHAELSSPNANTTTTTAAGTGTGTAAKTEETISEVTTDGKETTTTTTTTTTITSTLNGNNNEQQPATNATATTHGSNNTANNTTTGNSTGNSTGTVTAKEPGKQPKELPDGQANANGNSSSLEEHKQKKLDANTADLPPGVLYRVKATYGYVKEDVDELSFEIGDTIRVIEYDDPEDQEEGWLMGQKEGTNEKGLFPANFTRPI
- the Amph gene encoding amphiphysin isoform X4 yields the protein MSENKGIMLAKSMQKHAGRAKEKILQNLGKVDRTADEIFDDHLNNFNRQQTNANKLQKEFNNYIRCIRAAQTASKSLMDAVCEIYEPQWSGYDALQAQTAASESLWLDFAHKLGDQVLIPLNTYTGQFPEMKKKVEKRNRKLIDYDGQRHSFQNLQANANKRKDDVKLTKGREQLEEARRTYEILNTELHDELPALYDSRILFLVTNLQTLFATEQVFHNETAKIYAELEAIVDKLATESQRGSNTLRKQTINAIKTSSPVQSPVNKLNNANANNSNYQNQITTNGGSSLANSL
- the Amph gene encoding amphiphysin isoform X3, with the translated sequence MSENKGIMLAKSMQKHAGRAKEKILQNLGKVDRTADEIFDDHLNNFNRQQTNANKLQKEFNNYIRCIRAAQTASKSLMDAVCEIYEPQWSGYDALQAQTAASESLWLDFAHKLGDQVLIPLNTYTGQFPEMKKKVEKRNRKLIDYDGQRHSFQNLQANANKRKDDVKLTKGREQLEEARRTYEILNTELHDELPALYDSRILFLVTNLQTLFATEQVFHNETAKIYAELEAIVDKLATESQRGSNTLRKQTINAIKTSSPVQSPVNKLNNANANNSNYQNQITTNGGSSLANSHANTADLPPGVLYRVKATYGYVKEDVDELSFEIGDTIRVIEYDDPEDQEEGWLMGQKEGTNEKGLFPANFTRPI